Genomic segment of Candidatus Bathyarchaeia archaeon:
TTCTGGGTTCCGCCTGTCACTCCTCAGATTTGGCAACGCCAGTCAAGAAAATCTTGAGGGCACTTCCAGAATCGCCAAAGTTCAAATTAGCAGGGTTCTTCACACACTCAACATGGACTCCTGAACAAGACGGACATAGCACGCGCGCTCAAGCTCTTTTCGACAAGTGGGCATCCAAATGCATACACTCCTTCGAGAGCATATGCAAAGAAAAGCAAATCGCTTTCAAAGGATACTACCACTGTCAAGGTGCACCCAGCCGCCCAATCCAAACATTCATACGCACTACAATAATCAAGTCGGATGATGAATGGGAACCGTACATGCGAGAAGCCCAAAAACATCCTAATCAAGAGGATATTGAAAAGGCTTCAGATTTCGCACGAAAGATAATGTCCATGTCAAATTGATGCAGGCAATCTACTGTAGGCGCACATAAGAATTCTGTCCACAGTGCGTATTTCTTAAACAATCGCCTTCATTTGCTTTCTTCCTTGTCTTCTACCCACCAGACCCAAGAATCCGTGGAGCGCTTTCCTTTAATCGTCCCGCGGAGTCTCATCAGGTTCAATACAATTATATTGTCAGACATACAACGCGGAACTCGTTTATGAACCTCCAGCGACAGTTCCTTCGTGGTCAAGGGTTTTTTCGCTTCCCTTAGGATAGACACAATGAGCGCTGGTCCAACTTTTTTTGATTCACTCATTTAATTCTGTGTCTCTCTTTCAGTGAGTCCAGGAA
This window contains:
- a CDS encoding flavodoxin family protein; protein product: METSEEGVALKVLVAYYSETGNTEKIAKAIYAEASKKHDAHMKRIKDINANTLNDYDLVFLGSACHSSDLATPVKKILRALPESPKFKLAGFFTHSTWTPEQDGHSTRAQALFDKWASKCIHSFESICKEKQIAFKGYYHCQGAPSRPIQTFIRTTIIKSDDEWEPYMREAQKHPNQEDIEKASDFARKIMSMSN